A genomic region of Bdellovibrionales bacterium contains the following coding sequences:
- a CDS encoding flagellin FliC: MGLRINTNTASLNAQRNLMGTKLALDKSLERLSSGFRINRAGDDAAGLAISENLRAQTRGLKQASRNAQDGISLVQVAEGGLNEVSSILIRLRELAVQAASDTIGPVERQFLNVEYDQLVSEVDRIADGTEFNGTQLLSGTGSILDFQVGTRNDPNIDRLSFDASKADSNAAALGVNLTSVADKASAQNSLSAIDSAIVSVSAMRADFGAIQNRLQSSLNNIAVSIENMSAANSRIRDADIAEETAELTRNNILLNAGTSVLAQANQSAQVALGLLNRSLGS; this comes from the coding sequence ATGGGTTTAAGAATCAACACCAATACCGCGAGTCTAAATGCCCAAAGAAATTTGATGGGTACCAAACTCGCACTCGACAAGAGTCTGGAAAGATTGTCGTCTGGCTTTAGAATCAATAGAGCCGGGGACGATGCAGCCGGACTCGCTATCAGCGAAAACCTCAGAGCACAAACACGTGGCTTGAAACAAGCTTCACGAAATGCACAGGACGGCATTTCACTTGTCCAAGTTGCAGAAGGTGGCCTGAACGAGGTCAGCTCCATATTGATTCGACTGAGGGAGCTTGCCGTGCAAGCGGCTTCTGATACGATCGGGCCAGTGGAGAGGCAGTTCCTCAACGTGGAGTATGATCAACTCGTATCCGAAGTTGATCGCATTGCCGATGGGACTGAATTTAACGGAACTCAATTGTTGAGCGGAACGGGTTCAATACTTGATTTTCAGGTTGGCACTCGTAACGATCCAAACATTGATCGCTTAAGTTTTGACGCTTCTAAAGCAGACTCTAACGCAGCTGCTTTAGGGGTGAATTTAACAAGTGTAGCAGATAAGGCTTCGGCTCAGAACAGTTTAAGTGCTATCGATTCAGCAATTGTGAGTGTTTCAGCAATGCGAGCAGATTTTGGAGCCATCCAAAATAGGCTGCAGTCATCGCTAAATAACATTGCGGTATCGATCGAAAATATGTCTGCAGCCAACAGCCGGATTCGCGACGCGGATATTGCCGAAGAAACAGCTGAACTCACAAGGAATAACATCCTTTTGAATGCTGGAACATCGGTGCTCGCACAAGCAAATCAATCTGCACAAGTTGCACTGGGTCTCTTGAACCGCTCACTCGGTAGTTAA
- a CDS encoding flagellin FliC has protein sequence MALRISTNVASLNAQRNLVNTNRAMDQSLARLSSGFRINQAADDAAGLAISENLRAQIRGLGQANRNAQDGVSLVQIAEGGLNEVSAMMIRLRELAIQAASDTIGDVERKFLDVEYQQLKSEIQRIAEVTSFNGYDLLNGTGGVMDIQVGVNNDPFKDRISFNTSAANSSLEALGITAESVATKEQAQTSLSAVDIGMVSVNAMRANFGAMQNRLQSTINNLNIAHENLSAANSRIRDSDVAAESAELTRNSILTQAGVSVLSQANSIQQVALKLLG, from the coding sequence ATGGCCTTAAGGATATCAACCAATGTGGCATCACTGAATGCCCAGAGAAACTTGGTGAATACCAACCGAGCAATGGATCAGTCTCTCGCTCGACTGAGTTCGGGTTTCCGAATCAATCAGGCGGCTGACGATGCGGCGGGACTCGCGATCAGTGAGAATCTCCGAGCGCAAATTCGGGGTTTGGGACAAGCCAATCGAAATGCCCAAGATGGTGTTTCTCTGGTTCAGATAGCGGAGGGTGGATTGAATGAAGTTTCGGCAATGATGATTCGTCTGCGTGAGCTGGCAATTCAAGCAGCTTCAGACACCATCGGAGATGTTGAACGAAAATTCCTTGATGTGGAATATCAACAGCTCAAGTCGGAGATTCAGCGAATTGCTGAGGTCACTTCGTTCAATGGGTACGATTTGTTAAACGGAACCGGTGGAGTCATGGACATTCAAGTTGGAGTGAACAATGACCCCTTTAAAGATAGGATCTCGTTTAATACATCCGCAGCCAATTCTTCGCTCGAAGCGCTCGGTATTACAGCCGAGTCGGTCGCCACAAAGGAGCAGGCACAGACGAGTCTGAGTGCCGTCGATATTGGAATGGTTTCGGTCAATGCGATGCGAGCAAATTTTGGGGCTATGCAGAATCGTCTGCAATCCACCATCAATAACCTTAACATCGCCCACGAGAATCTGTCGGCAGCAAACTCACGAATTCGTGATTCTGATGTCGCAGCTGAATCTGCCGAATTGACGAGAAACTCAATCCTGACACAGGCTGGAGTTTCAGTACTCAGTCAGGCCAATTCAATTCAACAGGTGGCACTAAAACTATTGGGTTAG
- a CDS encoding AarF/ABC1/UbiB kinase family protein, with translation MSSQELAGLSAGERLRLCFEKLGPVFVKLGQLLATRPDLVPADVAEELKKLHDQAPTLDFTLMQVILEEQFGAHLQDIFESIQREPMAAASIAQVHRAILKDGSHVVVKIQRPGIQDIIAEDLSIMYTLAGLLEKHVDEARFYSPTAIVNEFFRALEQETNFVIEANNIRRFQRNFASEPSIKIPNVFMELTGRKVIVLEELEGVPLSHKNALAQEGIDREAILRVGLKCYLKMVFTDGLFHGDLHAGNLLVLPNNQIGLIDFGLVGRLNKKTQNAIASMLVALFTEDYERLAYEYVDMAPYTGHVDVDRFARDLRDLIAPYYGLTLKNVNAGRLLLDSTGVASRHELKLPTELVLFFKSIVSIEGMGRIVMKDFDFLSHSLEFADELVKNRYETSKVMRDLTAAGKDLSSVMSGFPRHLKQYLRKINSPSYAIKLDILQMTQMSLTVVKSAHTVFLGLVIGGLLISSSLLMVIDRGPKVFELPVLAALGYGIACALGLVAFYRYLRS, from the coding sequence TTGAGTTCCCAAGAGCTAGCCGGTTTATCAGCTGGCGAGAGGTTGCGCCTTTGCTTTGAAAAGTTGGGGCCTGTTTTCGTTAAATTGGGTCAGTTGTTGGCCACTCGTCCCGATCTTGTTCCTGCCGATGTGGCAGAAGAATTAAAGAAGCTCCACGACCAGGCTCCAACTCTCGATTTTACGCTCATGCAAGTCATTTTGGAGGAACAGTTTGGGGCCCACTTGCAAGATATTTTTGAATCAATTCAACGAGAACCAATGGCAGCGGCGAGTATTGCTCAGGTTCATCGGGCGATATTGAAAGATGGCTCCCATGTTGTGGTCAAGATTCAGAGGCCTGGCATTCAGGATATTATTGCTGAAGACCTGAGTATTATGTACACCCTTGCCGGATTGCTCGAGAAGCATGTTGATGAGGCCCGCTTTTATTCTCCCACTGCTATTGTGAATGAGTTTTTTCGTGCTCTGGAGCAGGAAACAAATTTTGTCATAGAGGCAAACAATATTCGCCGATTTCAGAGAAATTTTGCGAGTGAGCCAAGCATAAAAATTCCCAACGTGTTCATGGAGCTGACGGGAAGAAAAGTGATTGTTCTTGAAGAGTTGGAGGGCGTTCCGCTGAGTCACAAAAATGCCCTGGCACAGGAGGGGATTGACCGGGAGGCCATTTTAAGAGTGGGGCTCAAGTGCTATCTAAAAATGGTCTTTACGGATGGGCTCTTTCACGGAGACCTACACGCTGGAAATCTCCTTGTATTGCCCAACAATCAGATTGGTCTCATTGATTTTGGTTTGGTGGGTCGGTTAAATAAGAAAACTCAAAATGCAATCGCCAGTATGTTGGTAGCTTTGTTTACCGAAGACTATGAGAGGCTCGCTTATGAGTATGTTGATATGGCCCCTTATACTGGGCATGTGGACGTCGATCGATTTGCTAGGGACTTGCGCGATTTAATAGCTCCCTATTACGGTCTCACACTTAAAAATGTGAACGCCGGTCGCCTGCTTCTTGACTCAACTGGAGTTGCCTCGCGCCACGAATTAAAATTACCAACAGAGCTTGTCTTATTTTTTAAATCCATCGTTTCCATTGAGGGGATGGGACGGATAGTAATGAAGGATTTTGATTTTCTATCTCATTCGCTTGAGTTCGCCGATGAATTGGTCAAGAATCGATATGAAACCTCGAAGGTAATGCGCGACTTGACAGCTGCTGGTAAGGATCTGAGCTCCGTCATGTCGGGCTTCCCTCGGCATTTGAAACAATACCTGAGGAAGATCAATAGTCCATCTTATGCAATAAAGTTAGATATTTTGCAGATGACGCAAATGTCTTTGACGGTGGTGAAGTCTGCTCACACAGTTTTTTTGGGTCTTGTGATTGGAGGCTTATTGATATCATCTTCTCTTTTGATGGTAATTGATCGCGGTCCAAAGGTATTTGAATTGCCTGTCCTGGCGGCCTTAGGATACGGAATTGCGTGTGCACTTGGTCTTGTTGCCTTTTATCGTTATCTAAGATCATAG
- the rnr gene encoding ribonuclease R, whose amino-acid sequence MGVGANQILSRRQRGFCGEVISVIGDALDPLNDAMRVLHTQSIPYDFSTKTLRESEEIRDDLNELEFKRRTDLRSLNFVTIDGVTAKDFDDAIYVETLPVGFHLIVAIADVSHYVKPGSSIDEEAYERGTSVYFPNFVSPMLPESLSNDLCSLRPGVPRLALVADMKFDFSGSLSSQNFYEGVIESKARITYGEAQEIIDGNCPSHLEHVKSMLSRASDLAHIFMEKRIREGSLDLEIPETEVEVDEGGQPVDIIRADRLFSHRLIEEMMLAANVAVAKFFHGKEVSALYRIHEVPSADSIIELERFLQIFGFSKGLGGGKLQKKIGQALEHFEGQPQEQILHILTLRTMSQAKYSPDNLGHFGLGFEFYTHFTSPIRRYPDLIVHRLLKAVIAPERGYEFVPYPQLQSIGTMTSAREQRAAKAERQVKAIKKARFMAKHLGEEFDGIISSVAKFGIFVLLRQFDVDGLIRTEALPQNDLKFDEDHLRLIGKKSGVSYNIGDVIRVAVARTDTQDGKIDFLPVLEGKRAELLSKETESNHKRSQTQRDSGSVRKARVSRGRRKGKSR is encoded by the coding sequence TTGGGTGTTGGTGCAAATCAAATCCTTTCCAGGAGACAAAGGGGATTTTGTGGAGAAGTCATATCGGTCATTGGTGATGCTCTTGATCCGCTCAATGATGCGATGAGAGTTTTGCATACTCAGTCCATTCCTTACGATTTTTCAACAAAGACTCTAAGAGAGTCAGAAGAAATCCGAGATGATTTGAACGAACTTGAGTTTAAGCGTCGGACTGATCTGCGTTCTCTTAATTTTGTGACGATTGATGGTGTGACAGCGAAGGATTTTGACGATGCCATTTATGTAGAAACACTGCCTGTGGGATTTCATTTGATCGTGGCGATCGCTGACGTTAGTCATTACGTAAAGCCTGGTTCTTCCATTGATGAAGAGGCCTATGAGCGGGGTACCAGCGTTTATTTTCCGAATTTCGTTTCGCCGATGTTACCTGAAAGCTTGAGCAATGACTTGTGCTCTCTGCGTCCTGGCGTGCCGCGCCTGGCGCTTGTGGCAGATATGAAATTTGATTTTAGTGGGAGTCTTTCTTCACAGAATTTTTATGAAGGCGTGATTGAGAGCAAGGCGAGAATTACTTACGGTGAGGCACAAGAGATTATCGATGGCAACTGTCCCAGTCATTTGGAGCACGTAAAAAGCATGCTTTCTCGGGCGAGTGATTTGGCCCATATCTTTATGGAGAAACGGATCAGAGAAGGTTCTCTTGATCTGGAAATTCCAGAAACTGAAGTTGAAGTTGATGAAGGAGGGCAACCAGTAGATATCATTCGAGCGGATCGGCTTTTTTCTCACCGATTGATTGAAGAAATGATGCTTGCAGCCAATGTTGCAGTTGCCAAATTTTTTCATGGGAAGGAAGTTTCCGCCTTGTATCGCATACATGAAGTTCCAAGTGCAGATAGCATTATAGAATTGGAAAGATTTTTGCAGATTTTTGGTTTCAGTAAAGGACTTGGGGGAGGAAAGCTTCAGAAGAAAATTGGTCAAGCATTGGAGCATTTTGAGGGACAACCTCAAGAGCAAATTCTTCACATATTGACCTTACGAACGATGAGCCAGGCCAAATATAGCCCCGACAATTTGGGACATTTTGGCTTAGGATTCGAGTTTTACACGCACTTTACTTCACCGATCAGGCGTTATCCCGATTTGATTGTTCATCGCCTCCTTAAGGCTGTCATCGCACCGGAGAGGGGATATGAGTTCGTTCCCTATCCACAGTTGCAATCAATTGGAACAATGACAAGTGCGCGTGAACAACGGGCTGCAAAAGCGGAGCGTCAAGTTAAGGCGATTAAAAAGGCCAGGTTCATGGCCAAACATTTGGGAGAGGAATTTGATGGCATCATCAGCTCAGTGGCGAAGTTTGGTATTTTTGTCCTTCTTCGCCAATTTGATGTCGATGGTTTGATAAGAACGGAAGCCCTTCCTCAAAATGATCTTAAATTTGATGAAGATCATTTGAGATTGATTGGTAAAAAGTCTGGAGTATCTTATAACATTGGTGATGTCATTCGGGTGGCGGTAGCTAGAACTGACACTCAGGATGGAAAAATAGATTTTCTACCTGTATTGGAAGGCAAGCGTGCTGAGCTCCTATCTAAAGAAACAGAATCCAATCACAAGCGCTCTCAGACTCAGAGAGATAGTGGCAGTGTTCGCAAGGCACGGGTTTCAAGAGGTCGCCGAAAGGGCAAATCTCGGTAG
- a CDS encoding MBL fold metallo-hydrolase, whose translation MRIRLWGARGSLPAPVPPEYLRSKIQNLLEEYEDFRRSNSGGVTEFLGNLPPYRVGGYGGHTACIQVTSQKADFVIDGGSGIRRYGESLLMGPCGLGKGEAHIFMTHFHWDHLIGLPFFVPIFIPGNRIHFYAVQEDLEDRVREMFCKPHFPVSFEQLGAHITFHRLKPRVPFVLRDVTVIPYQLDHPDPCWGYRCESGGKVFSHCVDTEGTRVSRKDLGQDLPLYENVDLLIYDAQYTFLEAAEKINWGHASAPIGIDIGMRERVKKMVFIHHDPAATDEKIQKVEEQTRSYYESAIRMALEQELDSNKLEWCFGVEGMVFDI comes from the coding sequence TTGCGAATTAGATTGTGGGGGGCGCGCGGATCACTTCCTGCCCCCGTTCCGCCCGAATATCTTCGCAGCAAAATACAGAATCTGCTCGAAGAGTATGAAGACTTTCGAAGATCCAATTCTGGAGGAGTCACGGAATTCCTTGGGAATCTTCCTCCTTATCGGGTGGGAGGCTACGGAGGACACACGGCCTGTATTCAAGTGACGAGTCAAAAGGCCGATTTTGTTATCGATGGGGGGAGTGGAATTCGTCGGTATGGGGAGTCCCTTTTAATGGGGCCTTGCGGTTTAGGAAAGGGTGAAGCCCATATTTTCATGACTCATTTTCATTGGGACCATTTGATCGGTTTGCCATTTTTTGTCCCTATTTTTATTCCAGGGAACAGAATACATTTTTATGCTGTTCAGGAGGATCTAGAAGACAGAGTGCGCGAAATGTTTTGTAAACCACACTTTCCGGTTTCCTTTGAACAGCTGGGAGCCCATATTACCTTTCATCGATTGAAGCCAAGAGTTCCTTTTGTCCTGCGTGATGTAACGGTCATTCCCTATCAATTGGATCATCCCGATCCTTGTTGGGGCTATCGTTGCGAGAGTGGTGGGAAGGTTTTTTCTCACTGTGTAGACACTGAAGGGACTCGAGTCAGCAGGAAGGACCTAGGACAGGATCTTCCCCTTTATGAAAATGTCGATTTGCTCATTTATGATGCACAGTACACCTTCCTTGAAGCGGCAGAAAAAATAAATTGGGGCCATGCCTCAGCTCCAATTGGAATCGATATTGGGATGCGTGAAAGAGTGAAAAAAATGGTTTTTATTCATCATGACCCAGCAGCCACGGATGAAAAAATTCAGAAAGTGGAAGAGCAGACTCGTTCCTATTACGAATCTGCGATTCGAATGGCATTGGAACAAGAATTGGATTCAAATAAATTAGAGTGGTGTTTTGGTGTTGAGGGCATGGTTTTTGACATATAA
- a CDS encoding outer membrane beta-barrel protein yields the protein MLTSMVRLLAILMTILPAMGSLAAKGGGGGWSLGLNLGITAADQSDLNKLSTRANQRAGGISTPQLGNAWEGNGFISYRFSGMTAFQLRLGMMYQNGDGSDALGNNYEYGLIGVTVFPMFRFYLLEDTVIKFYTQLGLGWGTVSGDIKEGSNTLEFSGNDLGYLGGIGAEFCFLSPNHCFSIEGNLRILGIERLKASSVSGDFTSGSPSPASLSQAQNGKEVELDGNDLGVTLSGIEGFVGYNFYF from the coding sequence ATGCTGACATCTATGGTTCGTTTATTAGCAATTTTGATGACGATCTTGCCTGCGATGGGGTCTCTTGCTGCAAAGGGAGGCGGGGGGGGCTGGTCGTTGGGTTTAAACCTAGGTATCACGGCCGCTGATCAATCAGATCTGAACAAACTCTCCACCCGAGCAAATCAGCGAGCTGGAGGGATTTCAACTCCTCAGCTTGGCAATGCCTGGGAAGGCAATGGTTTCATCAGCTATCGCTTTTCGGGAATGACAGCTTTTCAGTTACGGTTGGGAATGATGTATCAAAACGGGGACGGCTCAGATGCTCTTGGTAATAATTATGAGTATGGCCTCATCGGTGTGACAGTCTTTCCGATGTTTAGATTTTATCTTCTCGAAGATACAGTGATTAAATTTTATACCCAGTTGGGGCTGGGGTGGGGAACCGTCTCTGGAGACATAAAAGAGGGCAGCAACACTCTTGAATTTTCTGGAAATGATCTCGGTTATTTGGGAGGCATCGGAGCTGAATTTTGCTTTCTGAGCCCAAACCACTGTTTTAGTATTGAAGGAAACTTGAGAATTCTGGGTATTGAAAGACTTAAGGCATCCTCGGTCTCTGGTGATTTCACCTCCGGGTCTCCCAGTCCTGCGAGTTTGAGTCAGGCGCAAAACGGCAAAGAAGTTGAACTTGATGGAAATGACTTAGGAGTCACTTTGTCAGGCATTGAGGGATTTGTGGGGTATAATTTCTATTTTTAA
- a CDS encoding glycerophosphodiester phosphodiesterase, producing MTRRTTSLYVEPMSFEFFTDVLQYSVDGFFAQLPQKKPSFKHLRFSKIIAHRGHHDNTEIFENTLAAFDSCLKNQIWGIELDVRWTEDLFPVVLHDQDCGRVFGRPSINPSRYTLRMLRQHAPMIPTLQEVVDLFGLQIHLMIELKESLSDPDNIKMQRLLEILKALRPGTDYHLMSFSKEILKRVDFLPPDCMLGIADWDLGEMSKECLNRNYGGLTGHYLFMTPSLIELHHHHEQKIGVGFIKSPNSLYREINRKVDWLFTNHPLELKQWMLELP from the coding sequence TTGACCCGTCGCACGACCTCCCTTTATGTTGAACCAATGAGTTTCGAATTTTTTACCGATGTTCTGCAATATTCTGTCGATGGTTTCTTCGCACAACTTCCACAGAAGAAGCCCTCATTCAAACACTTACGTTTCTCCAAAATCATAGCGCACAGAGGCCATCACGATAACACTGAGATTTTTGAGAATACCTTGGCCGCCTTTGATAGCTGCTTGAAAAACCAGATATGGGGAATCGAGCTCGACGTCCGTTGGACTGAAGATCTCTTTCCTGTTGTGCTCCACGATCAGGACTGCGGTAGGGTTTTTGGACGCCCGAGCATCAACCCTTCTCGCTACACCTTAAGGATGCTCAGACAACATGCCCCCATGATACCGACCCTTCAAGAAGTGGTGGATCTTTTTGGTTTACAGATTCACTTGATGATTGAATTGAAAGAAAGTCTTTCTGATCCCGATAACATTAAGATGCAAAGACTTCTCGAGATACTTAAAGCTCTGAGACCCGGAACTGATTATCATTTGATGTCATTTTCCAAGGAAATTCTCAAGCGTGTTGATTTTCTACCTCCTGATTGCATGCTGGGCATCGCAGATTGGGACCTTGGCGAAATGAGCAAAGAATGCCTCAACCGAAATTATGGAGGTTTAACGGGACATTATCTTTTTATGACACCTTCTCTCATTGAACTTCACCACCACCATGAACAAAAAATTGGTGTTGGCTTTATCAAATCACCAAACAGTCTTTACCGAGAGATAAACCGCAAAGTTGATTGGCTTTTCACCAATCATCCCTTGGAGTTAAAGCAATGGATGCTGGAACTACCTTAA